The Sulfurimonas hydrogeniphila genome includes a window with the following:
- a CDS encoding ATP-binding protein produces the protein MEILLEEFYKTDLHVEKYIQRKVFIDDRSYQISGITKSGKTRLVKNYLLSLKKSSYLYINCNDVRIESEKLNAALPSFCNINKIDTLVLDNYNPTIKFVNVSQLVITSEIPYNFDFLEPLTLYPLDYEEFLAYEHKYDSSALNHFFQLGGLASMHTVAPDERVIYLQNILQFTLSEIEFDILCLCAKFMSQKLSAYTLYERLKSTRKISKDRLYASFALLAEKKYIHLLAKYQHTRATKKVYLCDTSLKSALSIEKNFAKLFENMVYLELLKSSAECYYEEGIDFYLPTNDEIILCKPFVDERRLFKKLESIEAFIFSYGITKITVITMNKEGNIAHPLSSVDIIPFDIWALGD, from the coding sequence ATGGAAATACTACTCGAAGAATTTTATAAAACCGACTTACATGTAGAAAAATATATACAAAGAAAAGTTTTTATAGATGACAGATCATACCAAATCAGCGGTATCACCAAAAGCGGAAAAACCCGTTTGGTCAAAAACTATCTTTTATCTTTAAAAAAGAGTTCCTATCTTTATATCAACTGCAATGATGTACGCATAGAGAGCGAAAAACTCAATGCCGCGCTCCCCTCTTTTTGCAATATCAACAAAATTGACACACTTGTTTTGGATAACTACAATCCAACCATCAAATTCGTGAATGTTTCGCAGTTGGTCATTACAAGTGAAATTCCCTACAATTTTGACTTTTTGGAGCCTTTGACACTTTATCCGCTTGATTATGAAGAATTTTTGGCATATGAGCACAAATATGACTCAAGTGCGCTCAACCACTTTTTCCAACTCGGAGGACTTGCATCTATGCATACTGTAGCACCGGATGAGCGAGTAATTTATTTGCAAAATATTTTACAGTTCACCCTGAGCGAAATTGAATTTGACATATTGTGTTTATGTGCAAAATTCATGTCGCAGAAGCTCTCTGCCTATACATTATACGAAAGGCTTAAAAGTACGCGTAAAATTTCCAAAGACAGATTGTATGCATCTTTTGCTCTTTTGGCAGAAAAAAAGTATATTCATTTACTGGCAAAATATCAGCATACACGTGCAACAAAAAAGGTCTATCTGTGTGATACTTCTTTAAAAAGTGCCTTAAGCATTGAAAAAAACTTTGCAAAACTTTTTGAAAACATGGTCTATCTTGAACTGCTTAAATCATCTGCCGAATGTTATTATGAAGAAGGTATTGATTTTTATCTTCCCACAAACGATGAAATTATTCTTTGCAAACCTTTTGTGGATGAACGCAGACTCTTTAAGAAACTTGAAAGTATTGAAGCTTTTATATTCAGCTACGGAATTACCAAAATCACGGTCATAACCATGAACAAAGAGGGAAATATCGCGCATCCGCTCAGCAGTGTGGATATCATCCCTTTTGATATCTGGGCACTGGGAGATTAA
- the rpsJ gene encoding 30S ribosomal protein S10 has product MEKIRLKLKAYDHRVLDRSVASIVEAVKRTGAVIRGPIPLPTKIRKYTVLKSVHVNKKAREQFEIRMHARMIDIVSATPETVDSLMKLDLAPEVDVEVRSMDK; this is encoded by the coding sequence ATGGAAAAAATTCGTTTAAAATTGAAAGCTTACGATCATCGTGTGTTAGATAGATCAGTAGCGTCAATCGTAGAGGCTGTAAAGCGTACAGGTGCCGTAATTCGTGGTCCAATACCTTTACCAACAAAAATTCGTAAATATACAGTATTGAAATCAGTTCACGTTAACAAAAAAGCGCGTGAGCAGTTTGAGATTCGTATGCACGCAAGAATGATCGACATCGTTTCTGCAACACCGGAAACAGTGGATTCATTAATGAAACTAGATCTTGCACCGGAAGTGGACGTTGAAGTTCGCTCTATGGACAAATAG
- the rplC gene encoding 50S ribosomal protein L3: protein MEYIVEKIGMSRTITVPSKPVTLLRVLDAKVCEVNEGTAIVAYNSGKKMNKAIEGQQKKYNLPTEFNRFVTLEVTNTEAGDLDLAPLAEASVLKTTFNTKGRGFSGAMKRWNFGGGPASHGHRFGRRTGSIGNAEWPGRVMKGKKMPGQYGNTQNSVKNEIVSFDAENKIIAVLGSVSGANGSLGRVKVAK from the coding sequence GTGGAATATATTGTTGAAAAAATCGGTATGAGCCGTACTATCACAGTTCCGTCTAAACCAGTTACTCTGTTAAGAGTTTTAGATGCGAAAGTATGTGAAGTGAATGAAGGTACTGCTATTGTCGCGTATAACAGTGGTAAAAAAATGAATAAAGCAATAGAAGGTCAACAGAAGAAATACAACCTTCCGACTGAATTTAACCGTTTTGTTACATTAGAAGTAACAAATACCGAAGCCGGTGATTTGGATTTAGCTCCGCTTGCAGAGGCAAGTGTACTTAAAACTACTTTCAACACAAAAGGTCGTGGTTTTTCAGGTGCAATGAAGCGTTGGAATTTCGGTGGTGGTCCTGCATCTCACGGTCACAGATTTGGTCGTAGAACAGGTTCTATCGGTAATGCTGAATGGCCAGGTCGTGTAATGAAGGGTAAAAAAATGCCTGGACAATACGGAAATACACAAAACAGTGTGAAAAATGAAATCGTTTCTTTCGATGCTGAAAACAAAATCATTGCGGTTTTAGGTTCAGTTTCAGGTGCTAACGGTTCTTTAGGTCGTGTAAAGGTAGCTAAATAA